The DNA sequence CAAACAATAAAAAGGTCTTCACTGTCCAATGTTACGTTGCTAAGCAACAGCAGCGAAAGCGGCGGCTACAATACCGACGAGGGAAGCAGCGACACCGGCGTTGCCCTTGGTGAGAAGGGCTCCGGAGTCGctagaggaagaagaggaagaagcggaggCAGAAGAACCAGAGGCGGTTgtggaagcagaagagcCAGAAGAGCCTGATGAGGCAGAAGAGCCAGAGGCAGTTgtggaagcagaagagtcaccggaagaagagccagCAGCGCTATTTCCAGCACGATGTTATTTGTCAGCGGAGTCACCCCCGCCGCTATAGTTGAAAAAGACATACGCAGTGgcagatgaggaagagctAGAAGTCAAACAGGAAGAGCTGGAGCCTTCCTGGATGACGACGGGGGAAGAGTAAGCGATATTGCCGCTGCCATCGGTGACCCTGATGGTTCTGCAGGCGCAAGGAATGCATGTCAGCGCAGTCCCTCTCAGCACGGCGTGATGGGCGAAGGACATTTGGAAATTATAAAGTCTGCGATAGGAGActtggaaagaaaaaagctCAAACTTACATGTTGGTGCCCGAAGCAAGGTTGACTGTCCAAGTGTACGACTCGGTGTCAACAGTGTCGATGTTCTCGAGCTATAAGGCATAGTATCGCTGTCAGTTATATATATGCACCGACTTGAGATTTGTAGACCCACAGCAGTGGCAGAAACTTGGCCACCAGGAAGGACGGCAAGATAGTAAGGAGTGGAAGAGCCACCACTCCATGAAAGAGCGGCTGGCTGGCATTCAATGAGAGAAGCCTAAAGTAATAGTTGTCAGTTGAGCTAATATAGTTGCgggaaagggcaaaagGCATACGGGAGTGTTGATGGAAAGAGCTGCATTGACAGTGCCAGCGAGGGCGACGACGATAGC is a window from the Cryptococcus neoformans var. neoformans JEC21 chromosome 2 sequence genome containing:
- a CDS encoding expressed protein — its product is MFTKAAIVVALAGTVNAALSINTPASLIECQPAALSWSGGSSTPYYLAVLPGGQVSATALENIDTVDTESYTWTVNLASGTNITIRVTDGSGNIAYSSPVVIQEGSSSSCLTSSSSSSATAAAGSSSGDSSASTTASGSSASSGSSGSSASTTASGSSASASSSSSSSDSGALLTKGNAGVAASLVGIVAAAFAAVA